From Aegilops tauschii subsp. strangulata cultivar AL8/78 chromosome 5, Aet v6.0, whole genome shotgun sequence:
CCGAGGACGAGCGGTCCGACCCGGCGCAGGTCGCCGCGCACACGTCGCGCAGGCGGAAGTCGTAGGCCGGCTTCTCGACGGCGTCGGCGCGGGAGAAGAGGAACGGCGCCCCCGTGGCGAGGTCGTAGCACGGGACGAGCACCGGCCGCGCCGTGTCACGGAGCGTCAGGTCGCCGAACACCTTGCAGAACGCGGCTCCGCCGGCCGGGCGACGGAGCAGCGCGCGGAGGCTCCCGGACGACGACGACCAGCCGCGGCGGAGGCTGCGCACGAGGAACGCGAGCGCGTCCTCGGCGGAGTAGAGCGGCCGCGCGTCGTCCTTGCCGCGCGCCACCAGCATGGCCGCCAGCACGCCGCCGGCGCCGGAGCCCGCGGCCACGTCGAAGAAGTCCGCCAGACGGGCCTTGGGGTCCCCAGTGCGCCGCCGCAGGGACGCCTCCAGCCTCACCAGCGCCGCGCCGGCCAGCAGCCCGTCGGCGGCGCGCCCACCGCCGTCGATCGACAGTATGCACACCTTACCGGCCTGCGCCCGCGGGGGCGTCGCCTTCCCAGACGCTGCCGGCGTATGCGGCGAGCCTCCGCCGAAGAGAAGCTTGGGGTCGTCGTAGCCGAACAGGAACTTGCTCTCGAGGATGGAGAAGATCTCGTAGGTGAGCTTGTCCACGTCCATGGCGGCGGCCGGCCCCACTGGAGCCGCTTCCATTCTCTGGTCTACGCCGGCCGGAGCGCGCGCACCAAGCTGAGAGGAGGCGTTCTGCGTTCTGCTGTGTGCGCACGGGGGGCGGGCGTGGAGAGCAGAGCACCGAGCAGTTGCCGGCATTTTATAGTGGCGGGAAGGGAGAAGGAGGCGTGGGTTCGTGGCGTTGACTCGTCCGGCCCACGGTGGCGCGAGCTGAGACCGGACTCCAGTTATTTATCCTTGCTTGCACAGTAACTAGTGTGACAAGGATCGTGACTGTCAGAACAAGTGTGAGGATTTGCTCAAAAATGAAAAAGTGTGAGGAGGATTGTGAATGgtgatttttttcaaaaatgCTAAACCTACGGGTTTACTACGgcctactttagtgatctaaacgcgcTCTTATATTCTTTTTTGAGGGAGTACTAAACTTCTCTCCTGAAttttaaggggg
This genomic window contains:
- the LOC109759146 gene encoding patatin-like protein 3, which produces MPATARCSALHARPPCAHSRTQNASSQLGARAPAGVDQRMEAAPVGPAAAMDVDKLTYEIFSILESKFLFGYDDPKLLFGGGSPHTPAASGKATPPRAQAGKVCILSIDGGGRAADGLLAGAALVRLEASLRRRTGDPKARLADFFDVAAGSGAGGVLAAMLVARGKDDARPLYSAEDALAFLVRSLRRGWSSSSGSLRALLRRPAGGAAFCKVFGDLTLRDTARPVLVPCYDLATGAPFLFSRADAVEKPAYDFRLRDVCAATCAGSDRSSSAVEVWSCDGSTRIVAVGGGVALGNPTAAAITHVLNNKREFPLASGVEDLLVISIGSGEGEQRPAVGTGGASTSEIVRIAAEGVSDMVDQAVAMAFGHNRTSNYTRIQAMGSPRGGRCAAAAAKGCVAAEEMLSQKNVESVLFRGKKLAEQTNAEKLERFAHELVKEHDRRVGAAAPAVVKQQPASAADSNAPASYSNLVSQMFTSIL